One Serratia liquefaciens genomic window, GTGAGCGCGCGCTGGCGATTGGTATCTGGGCGGCAGTGGCCTCTGGCGGAGCTGCCATTGGGCCGGTGGTTGGCGGCGTGCTGCTGGAGTATTTCTGGTGGGGCTCGGTGTTTTTGATCAACGTTCCCGTGGTGATGGTGGTGCTCCCCTTAGCTTGGCGGTTGATCCCCCACTGTGGCGGTGAAAATAAGTCGCCTTACGACATCATCGGCTCAGTGCAAATCATGGCCGGTCTGGTGGGCTGCATTTATGCATTGAAGGAGTTAAGCAAGGCGTCCCCCTCCTTTAGCGCAATGGCCATTGCCGCTGCTGTCGGCATTTTCTCGCTTTGGCGGTTTGTTCGCCGCCAACGGCAGTCCCGCAGCCCGATGATAGACTTCACATTGTTTAAAAATCGGCTGTTCGCCGGCGGCGTCGGGGTGGCGCTGGTGTCGATGATCGCGTTGGTCGGAGTGGAACTGGTGCTGACTCAGCGGCTGCAACTGGTACTCGAACTTAGTCCGTTGCAGGCCGCACTGTTTATTCTGCCCATTCCGCTGGCCTCAGCGCTGGCTGGCCCCATGGCCGGTTTGCTGCTGCCGCGCTACGGCGAGCGCAGCATGATCCTCGGCGGCTTTATCCTGACCGGCCTAGGCATCGCCGGCCTGGCCCTGCTTTACCAGAGCAGCCTGGTGCTGCAGCTGATTTGCCTGTTCATCGCCGGTTTTGGTTTGGGGGGCGTGATTACGGCAGCCTCCACCGCCATCATGCTAAATGCCCCGGAAGAAAAATCCGGTATGGCCGCGTCGATCGAGGATGTGTCCTATGAGTTGGGCGGCGTTCTGGGTATCACACTGCTCGGCGGGTTGATGACCGCCATTTATAGCCACAGTCTGGAACTGCCGGCGAGCCTGCCGGTGAGTGATATCGCCTACGACAGTATCGACGAAGCCCTGCGGCTGGCCGCCAATCTGGCTGCCGATCAGGCAGAGCAGCTTAAACAACTGGCGCGGCTGGCATTCGACCGCGCGTTTATCGTCGTGTTGATTGCGGCCGCTGTATTGATGGCACTGGGCGCCGGCGTGGCAAAAATGGCATTGCGCAAGTAATGGTCGAAAGCTGCTGTTGTTGTTAACGCATTCTGCTTAAACTGATTTGGCAATTTGCTTCGCGGATTTATCGATATTGGTTTTGACGATGGCATTGATGCTTTTGATCGTCTTTAACCCTGCGATAAATCCGGTTACTGTGTTTGTTATGGATATTGTGTAAATCATCGAATCAAATAATCAGGAGAAGATTATTATGGCAACGACGAAGAAAGCAGCGAAAAACCATATCGGCCTGGACAGCAAACAATCGGCAAAACTCTCGGAAGCCCTGAATGCGCTGCTGGCGAATTATCAGGTGCTGTATATGAACGTACGCGGCTACCACTGGAACATCTCCGGTCCGCACTTCTTTGAGCTGCACGTCAAATTTGAAGAAACTTATAACGATCTGCTGACCAAGGTCGATGAACTGGCGGAGCGTATTTTGACCCTGGGTTCGCAGCCTCGCCATGCCTTCAGCGATTACCTGAAAACTTCCGACATCAAGGAAGACACCAACGTCACCGACGATAAAGGCACGCTAAGCGGTTTATTGCACGGCTATTCGGTGCTGCTGCAACAGCAGCGTGAACTGCTGACGCTGGCCGCCGATGCCGGTGATGAAGGGACAGCTTCATTGATGAGCGATTACATCAAAGAGCAGGAAAAACAGGTGTGGATGCTTAACGCCTACCTGGGAAAATAATCCCAACCTGTGCTAACAAAACAGTCCCCTCAGGGACTGTTAGGCCGTTGACAAACATATAATGTTTGGCGGCAGCCGCTAAAGATTTTGAAAATAAATCAGGAAAATCAATTTATTGATTTTCGGCTGATAACACAAAGGGGGAAAAACCACGCTTTTCTCCCCCTTTGTCAATAATCTGACAGTCCCCTCAGGGACTGTTTTCGTTTTACCACTCGTACGACACCACAAACAGCAACGAACGTCGGTGCTGATCGTCCAGGCGACGCCGCACCCGAATGATATGCCGATTGCTGCATGACTGGCGTTCCAACCAGCGATGCCTGCGGCGCTGGCTCTGCCGCAACATCCGCCAGCGGCCCACTTCGTTT contains:
- a CDS encoding MFS transporter, with protein sequence MHVNNRWLILAMISSALFLIIIDMTVLYTALPRLTLALDASASQKLWIINAYPLVVAGLLPGAGMLSDRLGHKRLFIAGLPVFAVASLCAAFSPSAEWLIAARVFLAVGAAMMMPATLSIVRHVFTDERERALAIGIWAAVASGGAAIGPVVGGVLLEYFWWGSVFLINVPVVMVVLPLAWRLIPHCGGENKSPYDIIGSVQIMAGLVGCIYALKELSKASPSFSAMAIAAAVGIFSLWRFVRRQRQSRSPMIDFTLFKNRLFAGGVGVALVSMIALVGVELVLTQRLQLVLELSPLQAALFILPIPLASALAGPMAGLLLPRYGERSMILGGFILTGLGIAGLALLYQSSLVLQLICLFIAGFGLGGVITAASTAIMLNAPEEKSGMAASIEDVSYELGGVLGITLLGGLMTAIYSHSLELPASLPVSDIAYDSIDEALRLAANLAADQAEQLKQLARLAFDRAFIVVLIAAAVLMALGAGVAKMALRK
- a CDS encoding Dps family protein, yielding MATTKKAAKNHIGLDSKQSAKLSEALNALLANYQVLYMNVRGYHWNISGPHFFELHVKFEETYNDLLTKVDELAERILTLGSQPRHAFSDYLKTSDIKEDTNVTDDKGTLSGLLHGYSVLLQQQRELLTLAADAGDEGTASLMSDYIKEQEKQVWMLNAYLGK
- a CDS encoding YciY family protein, with amino-acid sequence MRRSRNEVGRWRMLRQSQRRRHRWLERQSCSNRHIIRVRRRLDDQHRRSLLFVVSYEW